From the Xiphophorus hellerii strain 12219 chromosome 20, Xiphophorus_hellerii-4.1, whole genome shotgun sequence genome, the window taataaatgttaagaTTTTAGCTGAGATAGACTGTTGTAGAGTTACAGATAACTCTAAAAATAGATATTAAATAATGGtaaagagatttttatttttattttttcatctaaatttataaaaatcacttttggctaAAAATGACTTGGGTCATTATTTAGGATTCATACCAGATTCTTAACATAGATGTGgaaaatttcaaagtaaaatattgtaatatttaataatatttatttattcatcatttgaaataaaacttttattattatttgtaaaggccaaaacattattattattattattattatattttaatttttttttgctgattttgaTCTTTGATTGATTGCTTTCTCTGGCTataattcacaaaaacaaccaaatattGAATAAGCAGGCATCTAGATTTAAAGATTCATTATGATtaaaaataccagtggaaacatgcaaaaagctggGCAAATCATTGCATTTATTGCTGTATTGCAAATAAAGATGGAGATGGATGTTATTTATTGCttaattgacattttttaaaggcgtgaataaaatctgatttttttttccccaaaaaaatTGTTATACATTGAGAAATGTTtgtctcatttgtttttctgagaAACAAAGCTCTAGTTTagtataatattttatttatttaaagcgAACCAACAAATATAACCAATGTAACACCAAGCATGAGTCAATGggagaataatatttttggCAAAGGCAGAGAGGATTTGGCAGGTTTTTCATAGAAGCAACCCACAAAGTCAATTCTATTGTTGAGCCCACAATGTGTTTCTCCTTACACTTGTAGCAAAATAAGTTTTCCAAATGATTGCCAAGAGGGATTGCTATAATAATTTGCTataatttttgtgtgtttgctctgtcttctcaaataTGCTTGAGGTTTATTCCTGTTAAAGaggagttttttctttctgctattGGTACATATTAGttgaggagtgaatgctgcactacttcaacatatttttactcaagtaaaagtaaaatgtagaaagaaattagtcaagtaagagtaaaaaagtacttggtaaaaaGGTGActgaagtactgagtaactgatcaaaacataaatgacttaatatttaaaaattacaccatTAGACATACCGAAACATAAAGGTATGTGGAAAcattggtattttaaagaccaatatgaaaatattttacataaatatcataattacaaaataacaaaatatgtttccatatatattttttcttttcttttcaatatagtacttataaaatgttaacaaatcctgcaggtgtgtctgtgtctggtgataTTTTTTGGTTATAACTATGTAACTTtatgaagttactcacagtaaGAGTGGCAATACTTGATAATAGAactactaaagtaaaagtaaaatgtacagtgtagtaaaaatacttctaaaagtaattttttttttcaaaaaagttactcaagtaaatgtaactgaataaatgtaactagttactaccaacCAACTCTGCTTTTTTTGTAGCCAATTTGAGTAATACACTGAACCTGTCTGCAGTGTTTgataaagatatattttttgtaaagtgccttgagctTGAGAAGTCATGTTGTGAATTTGCGCAATATAAATTAACtgatctgaaattattttatcatgtttCGCCAACGTTACATATGAATTAAATATGATGTCCTCCATGTATGTGGTGCACATGCACTGTAGGGGTGTATAAGGTGTGCGGTAAGGTGGCCGTGGATGTAGATGAGGCCAGAGGGCGCGCAGTAGCCTTCCCGTTGCTTTTCTCATCGCTTTTTCCCGTGATGAGCTCCAAAAAGACTCCGATGAGTCCGATTGGTCTTACGGACCAACCGTTAACCGGTGCGCGTCGCGTGCGAGGTAAAGCGGCGACCAACAATTGGCCgaggtgggtttttttcctAAAGGGGCGTATTTTTTTAAGCCATCTTGACTGAATATTTAGCCTCATCCTAGGTACTTTAAATTGATATCTTCGGGATTTCGCCGTCCCAGAGTTTCCCACCGCCGTCGTTCCAAAGGCTGAAGTCGCGCCAATGAAACCGGGCGGAGTTCGTGTGCCGAAGCGGAGCGGCGGCGGAGAAGCGGGCCGCTGAAGATGACGCTGCTAACGGCTAGCATGTCCGCCTCGGTCGGAGTCTGTCACTAGCTGACATTTAGCCAGGTGCAGTTTTTCCTCCCCTTGCTTGGCACCGCAGAGGACGGTTCATCAAGGTAAACTGGGCAGGGTGGTTAATTTCTCGGCATTTTCAGCACCGTTTAGAATAACTGCCGTTTTTGTCGCTCTATATCCGTGTGTCCTGTCCGACCGAGCAACGTTATCACCTCAGACACGGATAGAGACAGTCTTTTGCAGGGGTCTGGAGCACAAAGAAATACCAGAAACGTTGCTCGGCGCCTTTGTGGTGATCTAGTGTGTACGTGCTATTAGTCAATACATTAAGGCACGATGCAGTAGAGAGCACCTGCTCTCTGGTTGCTGTTTGAATGTATAATTGGGCTGCTAATGAACTTGCAACACAAGCGCTGTCTCTGCTGTTGTGCGCCTAAAATGGCTGACAGATGTTAGCTGCTTGGGCTGGTATTTAGCACTCTACAACCTAACTATGCACAGCAACaagatggggaaaaaacacGGTGCTGTCTTGTGATTGGTCACAGGGACATACAAGTCACGTCACAGAGTGCTTAGAGGGACCAATAGGAAGAGAGCAGAGATAAACGCATGTAAGCAGTTATAtgctgtatttgtgtttgtgcagcaaGGTTGGTTGAGGTAACAAACTGTGTTATTACAGAGCGAAGAGCCAGACTTGAGACCTTTTTACATGTTAACTATCGTTTTcgataataaaatacataatggAAGAAAGTTAAAATGCAAAGCGAAACATTTTTGTCATACAATATATTAATTACTTAGAAATAAATGCGACATTTCGTAGTTTATTGTTTATACTACTTTCTAAGGTTGTTGCACTTactccaaaaatatttaagcatcAAAATAAATTGTCAGTTAAATAGAAATTCATGATATATCTAGtctattttaattattacagtaatatgtaaacaaaatatgCCTTGGTAGGTTTTTGCCTActggcaaaacctgaaacaattatttattggGATGGCATTTTACCCCTCTGAATAAATATACTGACATTGAATGCTTTTACATGACATTTTTGCATGATGTTATACAGCTGCATTGAAGTATTCAAtaattttaaggctttttgtaCAGCTACTTCCTGAAAGTAGAACATCAGTGTTTTTGCAGAAACTTGAATCATGTCATTCTTTCTTTGTATCCTTTAGAAAGCAGGAGTAAAGTCTCATGCCGAGGCTGAAGAGGTGGGAATGTGAGACGACTGCTAGAGGACTCAACATGGGAAGGGGTCGAGGCAGGGGGAGAGGAAGAGGCAGACAGGCAGGTCAACCGAGGCCTCCCTCGCCTTACCGATTGCAGCTCTCCCCATCCAGGGAGACTCTGACGTATGCTCAGGCCCAGAAAATTGTGGAAGTGGATCTCGATGGAAGACTCCATCGGATTAACATCACAGATCCTCTCCCGGTCATCACAGAGGATGAGATGATGGCTCAGGACATTGCAGAGTGCAACAGTAACAAGGAGAACAGTGAGCAAATGCAAGGTAAAAACAGATCATGGAGGAAACCTTCTAACAACAAGAGCCGAAGGAGTGGTAAAAATACATCTCAGCAGAACCAGCGGTCTGGCTCACAGCAGCAAACAGGATCTTCTTGTTCCTTCCAGCATCCATCCCACCAAACCCCCCTGCCGGAGCCCACCTTCCGCGAACTGAGCTCCGTTTCCCCTTGTGAAGCGCCTCCGCTCCCGGCAGCCTATTACCGCTACATAGAGAAGTCCGTGGAGGAGCAGGACAATGTGGCTGAGTACGACATGGACGAGGAGGACCTGGCTTGGCTGGAGATGGTGAACCAAAAGAGGGTGTGTGACGGCCATGCGTCTGTGTCTCCAGACACGTTTGAGCTTCTGATCGACCGCCTGGAGAGGGAGTCCGTCCTGGAGTCACGCAGCCAGGCTTTATCTCAGAACGCAGTCGATGAGGACGCcttctgctgcgtctgcctggACGACGAGTGTCTGAACAGTAACGTCATCCTGTTCTGTGACATCTGCAACCTGGCCGTCCACCAGGAGTGCTACGGTGTGCCCTACGTACCTGAAGGCCAGTGGCTGTGCCGCTGCTGCCTGCAGTCCCCCTCCCGCCCTGTAAATTGTGTACTTTGCCCCAACCGAGGAGGTGCCTTCAAACAGACGAGCGACGGACGGTGGGCCCACGTCGTCTGTGCCATATGGATCCCCGAGGTATGCTTTGCCAACACGGTGTTCTTGGAGCCCGTTGAGGGGGTGAAGAACATCCCCCCAGCGCGCTGGAAGCTCACGTGTTACCTCTGCAAGCAGAAAGGCAGGGGAGCTTCCATCCAGTGCCACAAAGCGAACTGCTACAGGGCTTTTCATGTGACCTGCGCCCAGAAAGCCGGACTATTCATGAAAATAGACCCCGTCCGAGAGACCGGCGTCAACGGCACCACCTTCTCTGTGAAGAAGACAGCTTTCTGCGAGAATCACTCCCCTGTCGGGTCTCGGCGGGACGCGTCTGGGGATGAGTCTGTGGAAGGAAGACTGGTGGGGGGCCGGGGCAGTCGGGGACAGAGGTCATATACTCAGAGCCCTCCATCACCAACCAACAAGAAGCCAACCAAAggccagaagaagaagaacactAAAGGGTCTGGGTCGACACGGCGTTCGAATGTTCCTGTGCTGCTTGTGCCTCAGATCCCCTCTCATAGGTCAGACTTATACAGACTTCTTGGATTATTTTCCATCTTCTTAcatcaaaagtatttttacactCACATACATTATTTAGctataaaatcacattttaatatgtAACTGTTATATTGTTCATCACAGGCTTAACAAGATCTGCACAGGAGTTGAAGTACAGAGGAAAAATCAGTTCAtgcagagacttcataattattGGTTACTGAAAAGACAGTCGCGAAATGGCATGCCTTTAATACGCCGACTTCATTCCCATCTACAGACTCACAAGGCTGCAGAGCAGGTGAGCACAGCTGCCCTCTGTTGTCTTCTTTTCATTCAATTCTTCTACAATACATGAAGCTTATTGTTTTCAAACataataaaattgtttgaaTAATATATAGTACCTTATAGATGTCTTACTACTTGGACTTTTTTCTCAATTTCCtgtgttacaaccacaaacttcaatgtattttatttgataaaccaGCACAAAGCACTGCATAATTGTCATGTGGAAGGAAGTAGATACATGGGTTTTCAAAagtttatgcaaataaattatcttaataGTATGATGTACAATGTCCACCACAACCCAAGCAGAGTTGATACTTTGTGGAGCTACTTTCCTTTTCTATTATCTCAGTCAGACTGGACAgagagcgttttttttttttaaatgtatttaaagtttTGCGAAAGAGTCAATTGATTTTGGTTTGGACTTTAACTAAGCCATTTTAATACATCAGTTTGCTTTTATCCAAACCAGAGGTGTCCAAATCTAATCAATCACCTAGCTGATTGAAATGATGGAATTACCCTGCATTCAGAGATCTAATAATGAACGTTTCATTTTATTCTAATGCAGGACTTTGGCCCTTTAGGATGCCATCAATATAAATCTAttgaagcttttgttttttgtttaggcTCGTTGAAGAGCACACAAAGCGTTTTGCCATGTAGGCTTATTACCAACTTTATCCAAGTCTTTTTAATGGCTTTTTTCTTGCCAATGTTCCAGgaaggtcagatttgtggattgctaaactaataaatgtttttctcaataCATTCTTTCATCTAAGCAATGGAaatctgcagctccttcagagttTTTGGCATAATACTAATTTTCCCCAGCCTGTCGGTTTAGGTGGACGACCATATCTCGCTtgcatttctattttatttagtaGCATCAGAAAAAAGGGGACCGAATAGAAATGCACATCACACTGTTTAGATTTGTGTTTGTCTCATTTTACATTGTTTGAAGAAGCAACACCAAAACCCTGTGGACTCAATGCCACTTGCAGAACTTTAAGTATAGGTTTTCCTTCCAGTATTAATAAACTTCATCACTTCCTCATACAAATTCCACAGAAGATATTATTCATACTTGAAGAATTAACAGTAAATACCTTTTGTGCCTTTACTTCGATGTTCAGAAGGAACCCGATGAGAAGCTAAGTGCTGCGAGAGAGGAGTTACGGTACTGGCAGAAGTTGAGGCAAGACCTGGAAAGAGCTCGACTTCTAGTGGAACTCATCCGCAAGAGAGAGAGGCTTAAAAGAGAACAGGTAAAGGAGGAGGGATATGCTTCTTAAAACAGTTCTTTATCACTTAGAGTTCATTTACAGCAGTCCAGTTCGTTTGGGGAGATGTGAATAtgcaatcgaactctgatgtaGATAAAAACTGATGTAGACAGTTTCTGGTCCGCCCAAAAACCTTGGTCtctggttgaagtgaactttgatgccgttcaaatgcatatgtgaataaTACTAAGCggtccaaaagcaggaagtggactacagtgcagggcattctgggtaaatataaccttACCAGACCTaacgctagcaggagaaatggctcttggtcttttaccaaagacaaaagagaagtcctacaactgctaaaatctgacatcaCTTCATTTTTCTTATCATTTTGTGAAGAGGGGAGTTGccctcatgtcttcttcagaggtttttgtgtcatttacCTCCGTGGTTCTTggtacagcgccaccacaggcaagaaGAGGAACAGGTTTTTCTATTGGTTTGGATCAggttgacacagtgcagtgagaAAGCGAACCGCACCAGATGAAGATGTGagaaatgttacaattttgaTCCCTAATCAAAACCTGGTCTACTGGACTATCGGACACCCTCAATTTCTCATTCGCCaatcaaaatattaataaatagacTCATTTTTGGCTTTGAAAACATCATACATATATAATGttacagaaaattatttatattctgtATGATTAAGTATTAAGAGGTTTAATCTACCCCTTTGTaacatttattagtttaaaTCTTAAAGCATGACCTTTaattttctctcctctctcctgtGATTTTACGTCATCAGATGAAAATCCAGCTGGCTGCCCTTGAACTGTCGCTGACTCCTGCACAGGTGCTTCTTAAATCCACTTTGGACCAATTACAGGAGAAGGACTCGGCCAAAATCTTCTCTCAGCCAGTCAATCTGTCAGAGGTTGGTGGAGTTcctgaaatacacattttatttagcaaatgtTGCCTGTGAGTATGACCGgctaacatttttattttgaattttatacTGAGGTCCCAGATTACCTTGAGTTTATATCCGAACCCATGGACTTCTCAACAATGCGAAGCAAGCTGGAGGGACACGCCTACTGCTCCATCGGAGACCTGGAGAAGGACTTTGAGCTGATGATTTCCAATTGTCTCAAATACAACTCCAAGGACACTTTGTTCCACAAGACGGCCTTACAGCTGAGGGAAGTGGGGGGAGCCGTTCTGCGTCACGCTCAGAGGCAGTATCAGAGCATCGGCCTTGACCCCAGCACTGGCATGCATCTGCCTGAGGCACCGAACAAACACGGCTTCTATCAGTGCACATGGGAGGATGGTGAGCTGAAAAATGAGTTCCTACTCTTTCCTAAGCACTCTATAAATTCAGCGCTGGTGAGAAATGTACATGCACTCATGACGATGATTGTCATGGTGATCATTTTCAGTGTTGAGTTATTATATACTtaaaatttttagattttattgtgaagtttcTATGATCCACATGGTTAAAAATATAACTGCATGATCACATAAATCAGTCTTTTATGAAAAAACTTGGATAGACAGACATTAgagacacattttaaaatgtaaaattttacataaaaatttaaACGGTGGACATTTTTAACGAGCTGGTTCTCCTTGACGTCCAGATATACATCACCCTTAAAAGAAACAATCGAAAACTCAAAGCTGCGGATTGTccgactattttttttttttaatgaatcatCACTGATTGGCTGGCATAATGCATCCTTTCAAGCATTTTGATTGGTCTTAGGCACAGAAAGCATTAAGGTTGCTGTTTAGTGCCTCCATGCTTCAGTTGGCAGTGTTTTTCAGATTGAAACCCTCCAGTGTTGACCACCTTAATCTTTGTTTCCTCCTacaataaaacttaatttttctGAATGAAGTTGTTCTAATATTTAGCCACAATTATGCTCTTGTTACGGCTACATCATCTAGATCTTGCTTTTTCTGCAGTTTAAAGGAAATTTCTCCAAATATTAGTAATAGTTACATGTTTATGCATGTTTATCTTTGACCCTAAGCAGTATGAAGGTATTTTAAAAGCCCAAACTAGTGCTGTTCATGCCTGtgatgagtgtatgtaaacCTCTGACCTTGGatcactgtttatttttctctccacagtcGACTCTCTGCTGGACCCTGAAAACAGACTGCATTTAACCACAGAGGAGCAGCTTGAAGGCCTTACTGGAGAAACTGGACATGGTGACGTCGATGCGAACGAGCGGTGGCCGCACCAAACGCATCCGGCTGCTACGCCGGGAGATTAACACTCTGAGGCAGAAGATGAGCCAGCAGCAAAACGTTCAGCCTGTCAACGGAAATAACAAGGAGGATgacgatgaagaggaggagaagaagaagaagaagaagaagaagaagaataataaagagcagaaggaaaaaataaagaaaaaagacaaggTGGACGTTGATACTGAGCCTTTGTCTGATGTGCCAAACTCTGGGTCAGGTAGGATCACAGCACTTTCATCATTAttatagaataataataaaaataatatgttaAATCTGAAAGTCCTTGCTGCATATTTTATTAGAAGGAGCGTGAGGaatagataaataataattaattattgaataataataattgttgtACTTGTAATCACAATAATGTCTGAATACTTCATTCagtaaagaac encodes:
- the brpf3a gene encoding LOW QUALITY PROTEIN: bromodomain and PHD finger-containing protein 3 (The sequence of the model RefSeq protein was modified relative to this genomic sequence to represent the inferred CDS: deleted 4 bases in 3 codons); translated protein: MPRLKRWECETTARGLNMGRGRGRGRGRGRQAGQPRPPSPYRLQLSPSRETLTYAQAQKIVEVDLDGRLHRINITDPLPVITEDEMMAQDIAECNSNKENSEQMQGKNRSWRKPSNNKSRRSGKNTSQQNQRSGSQQQTGSSCSFQHPSHQTPLPEPTFRELSSVSPCEAPPLPAAYYRYIEKSVEEQDNVAEYDMDEEDLAWLEMVNQKRVCDGHASVSPDTFELLIDRLERESVLESRSQALSQNAVDEDAFCCVCLDDECLNSNVILFCDICNLAVHQECYGVPYVPEGQWLCRCCLQSPSRPVNCVLCPNRGGAFKQTSDGRWAHVVCAIWIPEVCFANTVFLEPVEGVKNIPPARWKLTCYLCKQKGRGASIQCHKANCYRAFHVTCAQKAGLFMKIDPVRETGVNGTTFSVKKTAFCENHSPVGSRRDASGDESVEGRLVGGRGSRGQRSYTQSPPSPTNKKPTKGQKKKNTKGSGSTRRSNVPVLLVPQIPSHRLNKICTGVEVQRKNQFMQRLHNYWLLKRQSRNGMPLIRRLHSHLQTHKAAEQKEPDEKLSAAREELRYWQKLRQDLERARLLVELIRKRERLKREQMKIQLAALELSLTPAQVLLKSTLDQLQEKDSAKIFSQPVNLSEVPDYLEFISEPMDFSTMRSKLEGHAYCSIGDLEKDFELMISNCLKYNSKDTLFHKTALQLREVGGAVLRHAQRQYQSIGLDPSTGMHLPEAPNKHGFYQCTWEDVDSLLDPENRLHLTTEEQLKALLEKLDMVTSMRTSGGRTKRIRLLRREINTLRQKMSQQQNVQPVNGNNKEDDDEEEEKKKKKKKKKNNKEQKEKIKKKDKVDVDTEPLSDVPNSGSDDSPPVLELTCPVSSPLPGDAPLEPPVLGIVTGGQRSPGRSYKRQRSSRSGSKSQGEDEAEVGETPSSQPEAVHEVTPLGSPPALPPVGVGRRTSVLFKKAKNGARKNKSSQWQNGKTSEEKTNGLDSAAVDSNSPSENITALPPTPNASPAPSSPSSHHLRSRGPSSESEHDKPTAAPKEEALTNGKHTSGNQDDGDDDEEEEDEDPNLTASPPKRSRGKPALAKVPSKENGDISSSGKSALLSLDVSTELSPLDLVWAKCRGYPSYPAMIVDPDMPQEGLLHNGIPIPVPPGEVLKLGEWRHTDEGHKLFLVLFFDTKRTWQWLPQNKLLPLGMDDTVDKLRLMEGKKPSVRKSVHTAYDRAMVHLNHVRRNLNFTPSNFI